The Fundulus heteroclitus isolate FHET01 unplaced genomic scaffold, MU-UCD_Fhet_4.1 scaffold_46, whole genome shotgun sequence genomic sequence gtccttggcaggttgaatttcttcagttgccgcaggaagtacatcctctgctgggctttcttggtgagggagttgatgttcagctcccactttaggtcctgggagatgatagttcccaggaagtggagagactccacagtgtcaatggtggagtcacagagggtgatgggggtagctggggctgagttcttcctgaagtccacaaccatctccactgtttttacagcgttgagctccaggttgttctccctgcaccaggtcaccagatggtcagcctcccacctgtaggcggactcgtcaccatcagagatgagtccgatgagagtggtgtcgtccgtgaacttcaggagctttacagactgatgactggaggtgcagctgttggtgtacagggagaagagcagaggacaAAGAACACAgtcctggggggaaccagtgctgatgagctgggagtcagtcatgttttaggaagtctgtgatccacctgcaggtggagtcgggcacattcagctggggggtccgtttctctttttaactttcttatttttatctttttttgattgctcttgttttttcacAGTAACTCAGTGAAGTACTGTTCTATCTAACGAGGTCGTTCTCATAGAGTTTCCatgcttttttgtgtttttatcatgcAGCGCTCACCAGGACACGCTCCCTTTGTATATTCCGGAGAACAGCTGATTGCGCTAATGCCAACCGGCGTAGTAGCCAGACCAGCTTAAATACCACCCGAGGTTGCAGAGGAGGAAAGCAACATTGGGGGATGATAGGAGGGTCAAGACGGGACGGACTTATTGAAAGGAGAAGATTCAAGCTGTGTCTCCCTTCTGTTATTATGGAAAATGTGCGCTATTTAAACAACAAGATGGACGAGCTAACGTCGCCAACCGGAGTACCGGGAGTGCAGTCTGATGTGTTTCATCAGACTGCAGACATGGCAGACATGGCTGCACAAGGACATTACAGACCAGATTGTCTCCATGGATGGCTTTCACAGCGTCCGGGCCGACCGGGACACTAAGAGCGGTAAGCGGAAAGGAGGGGGGCTTGCCATTCCagtaaacagcagatggtgTTACCCGGGTCACATCACCATTAAAGAACAGCTCTGTAGCCCGGATGTTGAACTGCTGGCCGTTGGACTCCGTCCTTATAAGCTGCCTAGAGAGATCCCACACGTCATCGCTGCTGTCCTGTACTTCCCTCCGTCTGCAAACCCAACATCTGCCTGTAACATCATACACTCCTCCATCTCCAAACTACAGACCCAACATCCTAATGCCCTCATCATCATGTCCGTAGACTTTAACCATGTCACCATGAACAAAGTTCTGCCGACCTTCAAACAGTAGTGAGCGGCCCTACCAGGGAGAAGAGGACCCTGGACCTGATGTATGCTTTAACTGCCAGAATGGcagtttgtgtattttattttgcattatgTAGATTTCTCACTAAGACAGACCCTTATTTTGAAGAACCAAAAAGGAGTTTGCCGAGACTAATTATCTCTACCTGCACACCTGTGATGCGTGCACAGCTGTGACTGAGGTGCTAATTATGTGTCAGCAAGCCGGGTTATAAGCAGGGAAGCTGTACTGTGGAGCAGCAGCAAAGAAGGAAGCTGAAGATGTCTGTTTGTTAATTTCCACTTCTATGCCTGGGTCAGCCAGCGAGGTATGTTTTTTTGGTATGTTAATATAACTTTCTTTGTTTACTGTCTTGCTGTTACTATAAGTTTATGTTGTATTTCAGTTCGACGGTGGCGTAGGAGGCATGTCAAGCTGTAAGACGGCGGCATCATGAGCCTGTAAAGACTgtgtgcaaagaaaaataaagacatcttGCCATCAGTAAAACAAACTCATTTTTTGACATCTGAACGGCTAAAGAAGAAGTAGAGGTGACACATAcatctcctcttctctcccccCTCTGGGCAGGTCAGATCACAACCTGGTTCACCTTAAACCATGTTATGTGCCTCTGGTGAAGAGGAAGCCTACGACCACAAGGACTGTGAGGAGGTGGTCGGAGGAGGCTTAGGAGGCACCACAGGCCTGCTTTGAGGTGACTGACTGGCCTGCACTCTGTGAGCCCCACATTGAGGACATAGATGGGCTCACAGAGTGCATCACGGACTAcatcaacttctgtgtggactgcAGTGTTCCAGCTCGGACTGTCACCTGTTAAAGTaatagaaaatgtagaacatattatattgtagaaaatatgatggataagattaaaacaaaagacaagacaaatagGAAGGGAATGAAATTTGAAAGGATTAATAGGAACAACAAGAGGGGATAAAGAAATACAGAAAGttattacatattttaagaTTATAGAATTATACTATAAGATTTAAAGGGTATGGATTTGGATAGATATATAGACATGTAGATATATAAAGATAGATATAAATAAAGCAATCATCGCATGGATATTGACCGTGCTATATACTCCGgcacagtaggtggcggtatgcacctaaaGTTAAGGTTACAATCTTCCATTaaacaagaggaagaagaagaagaagataaaGAAGTGGCTCATTCATAGTTCAGCTCTGTTCAACTTTAATGTGGCCAAAAAACCTTAGACTTGTCTTGTGAGGCCTTAAGCTGCCAACCAGAGAACTGGGTAAGAGACAAAGCTAAAGCCTCCTAGACTCTGACAGCATGTGCAGCTCGTCTTAACCGCTATTTGTCTCCGTTTTAGAAGAAGCGACAGCCTGCGAGGGAGCAGTTAGCATCAGAGCTAACTGAGAAGCTAACGGCCAGAGAAGTTTCCTGTTagaggaaaagggaaaaagtgACTTCTCATTGAGAACACTGGACACTTATTGGACTCTGGGCTGTTTGGAGGCTTTTCTCCGAGGAACAAAAGCGAGTCTGACGGTAAGAAGATGAATTTAACAACAATTTAACCAGACCTATCAGCTTTTAATGAAAGTTAAGAGATAATGTTAATTTTCGCCAAACGTTAACGTGAacgttattgttcagttagtggactgaaataataataacactgaATAAGTAATAAAGTACTTTAAAGTAGTAGAAGTGAAACACGTGTCACAGAGTTATTGTTCAGACTTCGGTAAACTTaaaaagatattcacagattcggcttttccggatTAATAACTCGTTGGCAAatgatttcttctacaaaacgacacctctgcaaccacagcaatGCACTACAATAATCTATAGTGTAGTTAATGGCGATTACATGCttataacaatgaaaaaatctaaaaaaaaaaaataataataatagactTATGCACATTttccaaagtaagagttgtagtatgatcCAGATGAGCCTATGTGTGCTgtgagtttggtggcactactaTGATCTATACTGTAGTTATCGCTCATTTTATACTTATTCTAATAATACCTACACTTTCACATTGTAGTTATTATCTAAATcataaaatctgattaaaatgaaagccCTTTATCCAAAGCTCTTTGATCTATAGAGCAAACAGTTATTTTTAATGGATTTCTTTTGTATCCTACACGTAAAGAGACTTGAATATTACTGCCGTTTAGGCTTTGGGAATttcctaaaaaaatatgtaatgtattattttccaaTCCAATAAATGTAGTATGATAGCTGTGAGATCAGATACACATGGAATTTATTTGATTGATAATACACCTCTCCTTGGTGACGCTGTTACATATTTCTCTATAATTATTCTTCTGGTGTAGCAACTTGCAGACGGTCCCTAAGCATTTGCGgagcagcgagctctgcataaAGTCCAACGCAATTCGTTTTGAGaaaactatggttgtagctcactgaCTGCATTGCTGTGGTTGCAGACAGGTGTCGCTTTTGTAGAAGAAATTATCTGCCGACGAGTTATTGATCCAGAAAAGCCAAATCTGTGAAATTCTAACTTTACCGCAGTATtcttcagttagtgggttaaaacaggaaaaaaaattcaaatgtaaaaataatactgaataaagtactttttagttatttaaggTATTATtaaactccttttttttaaagaatagagaactgcttttttattatattttattaaagagtaCCACTCATGCGGAGCGCCTCAAGGCTCCATGCTTGGCCTCTTCTCTCTTTACTCCGTCCATTGGGAGTCAGATACAAGAAACCACTGTTTAGCCTTCTGGTTTAGACAGAAGACAGTCAGACTTTTAtgacaataaaaaggaaaatagtggCTGTTTAAATAAACTTCTGAAAAGTTTATGTTGTTTGGGCGCTTTGATGTTTCTAACATCAGTTTTGACCTGGGACCTTAAAGTCAGTATCTGACACTGACTGCTTCAGACCTGAGAGACTAGAGAATAATCTTTGATGCTCAGTTAAAATCTGTAAtcaagtccagttttttttcaaactgagacagCCGACTAAAGACTTTAATCTATcttaattataatttgcttAGATTACTGCACTGCACTTTAATCTGGGTTTAACAAAACTCTTGTCCAgactgcagctggtccaaaatgctgctgctcttcttttaactgCTACCTGAAAATTAgagcacatttctccagttttagcagCAATTAATTGGTTAGTTGTTCACATtcagattgattttaaaattgttttatttgttgttaagTATATTCATGGCCAAGCCTCCAGGGATCTGTCAGACCTGCTTCATCTACACGCTCCCTCTCGTTTGCTCAGGTCTgcagatcagtttttattagtGATCCGAAAAACAAATAGTGCAAAGAAATAACCGTACTTTCTCTGTTGTTGCACAAAACTCTGGATTCAAGTAGCTTTACATATCAGGAAGGCAATTTCACTTTCtgggtttaatgttctcttaaaacccagtttgagatgttagcttttgaagttttgtttttttgtggatctgtattttattttacatttagctagctttaacattttattttgttctgaattACTAATTTTTAGACTCTATAAATAATGTTGAGTTGAGAATATTActagtttttaaaaagggggaaatattGTTGCTTTGCCAGCGGAAATTCTTCAAATACAGCTCAACAACATAATACAATCTTTTTCCCCCTGATTTTGACAAGGAAATCTTGCAGTTGATTCGtccgtcgtcttccgcttatccggggtcgggtcgtgggtgtagcagcttcagtagggaggcccagacgtccctctccccagccacttgggccagctcctcaggaggaaccccaaggcgttcccaggccagccgggagacatagtctctccagcgtgtcctgggtcttcctctgggtctcctcccggtgggacgtgcccggaacacctcaccagggaggcgtccaggaggcatcctgaccagatgcccgagccacctcaactggctcctctcgacgtggaggagcagcggctctactctgagtcctccccggatgactgagctcctcaccctatctctaagggagagcccagacacactacggagaaaactcatttcagccgcttgtatccgggatctcgttctttcggtcacgacccaaagctcgtgaccatagatgagggtaggaacgtagatcgaccggtaaatcgagagcttcgccttttggctcagctctctcttcaccacaacggatcggtacagcgcccgcttcacagcagacgctgcaccaatccgcctgtcgatctcccgctccatcttcccctcattcgtgaacaagaccccaagatacttgaactcctccactaggggcagcacatcctccacaacccggagaaggcactctacccttttccggttcaagaccatggtctcggatttggaggcactgattttcatcccggccgcttcgcactcggctgcgaaccgctccagtgagagctgtagatcacgccctgatgaagccaataggaccacgtcatccgcgaatagcagagacgcaatcctaaggccaccaaagcggatcccctcaacaccttggctgcacctagaaattctgtccataaaagttatgaacagaatcggtgacaaagggcaaccttggcggagtccaactctcaccggaaacgagtccgacttactgccggcaatgcggaccagactctgacaccggtcgtacagagacctgacagcccttattaaagggtccggtactccatactcctggagtaccccccacaggatcccccgggggacatggtcgaatgccttctccagatccacaaaacacatgtagactggttgggcaaactcccatgccccctcaagaatcctgctgagggtcgtggaacactggaccagctcttgCAGTTGATTATGAAAGGcaaaatatgaattatcagattcacattcAGGCCATCAAAACACCCCTGATTATAATTAATCTACAAGTTGTTTATCTATATCctcattggtgaatcaggcaAGAGTTTCATCGAGCCTCTACGGTCCATTTTctcctcagctgcaacacttgaagcacacagaggttcacgctgcgtcttcatgcatgatccagctgctgttttacctcttttcagctccacgCACTTGTAacctgttacagtttataaccttcatcatcatctttCACAACAACAGATTTCTCATTTCAGTCTctgcgctgaccagacaaatctcctctatgGCGTAGGGAGCTCTGGTGCGTAATTACCAAGCTGAATGCTGAATTTGTAGTTGTTCTCTGAGCGCGTTTAGTTTGTGGTCGTAGCGGACGGAATAATGACTTTCTGCTTCgcttttagcccactaatagTCTTAAATCCTATTggaaatatagcactttttatgtATTGCAACCCCAGATTTGTTGAGTATAGGCACAGCTTTTCAATGCTCTGCCTCTCACTGGTTCCTAAgtgactgcagaaaaaaaaaacgttggtAATGTCTGTTATGAGCATAATTTATAATTAATGATACCGGTGTGAGGCGGCCAGGTGGGCAGATTTCACCCCCATTGGTGCGCTGTGTATGAAGAATAAAAAGTGggggaaaatgaataaataaatagtgtaaAGGCCTCATTTAGAGGGAAGCGGATGaagggtctgagctgaagcccctgatgttacaactGCCTTAAAACTGTGCACGtaaattacatgtaatttaattttgcgcacctggaTTAAAGTGCAAGACAGCAGTCCACCaaagcaccactggttctgtgtcgttaacaacatagcatgaaacacaacaACTAACTCTCCTATTACCTTTAACTGGGAAATTTTGCTACAGGTGGAAGAACATTAAATGTAGTGGTTCATGTTCTGAAGGCTGGACACTGATAAAAGCCTCTGGCTCTTAGGGAGGGGAGAGGATCAGTTAGAGCATTGAGGCACAGAAAGGCACTCATGTagttaaaaatgcagaattaataaaaacaaaactaataaacagactaagtggctttttagactgcatctggttagcggATCTGTTTTTTGATCCAatgtgcagccatgactggttctgaatgaaggatttatctggcagcagctctcccccaTAGCCTCATGTGTACTCAGTACTAGACAATACCGaattactttcaccactggttaataccaaaaattatttaaaattctgatcgctcttcctgctgctctgttaaaatgaactgcagcaggaataattactgatggccacaagctgtgaaagaagctgaaacagctctgcagaaggcaaagtttagactgagctctgggtGGAAAGagaacaggaacaaaactctgagctATCCTGCCCTTCTTCAATTAACAGGATTGGTTGGAGTTTTCACAgtgctgcagctttcacagagatctaatttttgACCTCCTTTTTCTGAGTACATAATTTACCCAGTATGACAAatagtgtttctgaacaggattaacaATTACAGCTTTAAGCCTCAATGTCAATCACATAAATCAGAGAttacaaatatttctgtttaaatgtaGAACAACATTGTTAAAGTAGAAGATATGCAGGATTCTGTTAATTTTAATGTCCAATGGAGAGATCAAAACTACTATTCAGGAGCCATAAGTGTGTTTCTGAGCTATTTGCCGTTGAAGTCTATCTTGTAGGGCTGAGGTGGTACCAGCCCTGATAATCAATGGGGTGTAGTGGGGAATAACAATAACTGATTccccatttatttattgaataaaaggaaACATTGATACCATCAAGTTCCAGCACTGTATTGAGAACCAGAGTAGAgataaagtaatcacacccctggctGCTCCCACAGCCCTGGTCTCCTCTGAATCTGCCctacctcctcctctcactctgCTATATCGGCTGACGtaacccaaacatttacagtGTCACACAGAAAATATACAAGCGTTGACCTTGACTAACCAGGGAGAGTGAAACCATCTTCTGTCTGAATGCAGCTGCTTACATGTTTTTGAAGAAGATGGGTCAGAGGTGATTTTAGGACCCCAAGTTTTAATGTTTCCATTCACATGGAGGAGGgcatctacgttcctaccctcatctatggtcacgagctttgggtcgtgaccgaaagaacgagatcccggatacaagcggctgaaatgagttttctccgtagtgtatctgggctctcccttagagatagggtgaggagctctgtcatCCGGGGAgtactcagagtagagccgctgctgcTCCACatagagaggagccagttgaggtggctcgggcatctggtcaggatgcctcctggacgcctccttggtgaggtgttccaggcatgtcccaccgggaggaggcccaggggaagacccaggacacgctggagggactatgtctctctgcttgtctgggaacgccttgggattcccccggaggagctgacccaggtggctggggagagggacatctgggcctccctactgaagctgctacccgaccccggataagaagaggatggatggagggaggaggGCATGTCTACCTAGACCCACATCCTCCTGGAAGATATTTAGAGATGAAGTGTAGTGAACCATTTGGCAGCAGAGTTACTGTGGAACCTACACTTTGTAACCTTAACCTAGTTGTGTGGAGTGTTTTTTATCAGAGCTTCAATTAAGCATGTCGATGAGGAGGCAGTGACATTGTCTGGGTTAGAATTAAAGTTACACTTTACTTTGTAAATCTTAttaatttcttctgtttttcactCCTCAGACATTTCACACCCTCTTGTTCTCTTGGAAGGTTCTTGCTGATCAATCTGCCAGTGGCCAAGAGAGGAACTTCATTATTAACCTGAAGGAACCAAACACCAAAGACATGAAAGaggaagaaccagaacctcaaGGAATTAAAGAAGAACAGCTTGGACTGTGTATCTTTCCAGATGAAAAGCAACTTGTTAAGCAGGAGACAGAAACCTTTGTAGGGTTTTCTGCTTGTGACAAACTATTTCAAGTTGAACCTGAACTGCAACAGATGAACGTGACAAAGGAGGAACCAGAGCCTGTACAGATTAAAGAGGAACATGGGGATCGCTGGAGTAATGAGGATGAGGAGCAGCTTGTAGAGAAGCAGGAGGCTGGCACCTTTAAGGTGACTCCTCTGGATTTAAAAAGTGACACAAATGAACCAGAAGAGAAAATGAACCAACTTCTCAATCCAGACTCTCCTGAAGGTGAGAAGCAGCATCAGCAGGATAATAATCAAGAAGAGTCAGGATCAAACACAGATGAAGAGctaaagcataaaaaaagacGAGCGAAAACCAAAGATCACAATAATGGTTCAAAACTAAAAAGACATAAGACCAATAAACCTTGTGAAGTATGTGGTAAATGTTTCACTAAATGTAGATGTTTGACTAATTACATGAGAGGAAATACAGGAGAGAAATCTTTCCTCTGTGTGCTTTGTGGAAAAGGTTTCCCCTGGCAAAGTCAGTTAAAGGTCCACATGAGAGCCCACACAGGGGAGAAACCTTTTTCCTGTCCAACTTGTGCAAAAGGGTTTTCCAGTAAAAATAACCTGAAtattcacatgagaactcacacaggccAGAAGCCGTATGCTTGTGaaatgtgtgataaatctttcaGCATTAACAGTCATTTAGCTCGTCAcatgagaacacacacaggtgaaAAGCCTTTTTCCTGTCCAACTTGTGCAAAAGGTTTTTCTCGAAAAGGTAACCTGCTTCTTCACATAAGAACTCATACGGGCGAGAAACCATATGCTTGTGGaatgtgtgataaatctttcaGCAATGGTAGTCATTTAGCTGTTCACATGAGAACACACTCAGGTGAAAAGCCTTTTTCCTGTCCAACTTGTGCAAAAGGTTTTTCTCGAAAAGATAAGCTGGTTATTCACAAAAGAACTCATATGGGCCTGAAACCATACAACTGTGGaatgtgtgataaatctttcaGTAATAGTAGTCACTTAGCTGTTCACATGAGAGCCCACACAAGGGTGAAGCCTTTTTCCTGTCCAACTTGTTCCAAAGGCTTTTCCCGTAAAAGTAGGCTGGATATTCACATAAGAACTCATACGGGCGATAAGCGGTATGCTTGTGaaatgtgtgataaatctttcaGCTTTGGTAGTCATTTAGCTGTTCACATGAGAAcgcacacaggtgagaagcctttttccTGTCCAACTTGTTCAAAAGGGTTTTCCACTAAAGATAACCTGCGTATTCACATAAGAAGTCATATGGGCCTAAAACTATACAATTGTGAAATTTGTGATAAATCTTTCAGCACTGGTAGTTATTTAGCTCGTCACATAAGAGCGCACACAGGTGAGGAGCCTTTTTCATGTCCAATTTGTTCAAAAGGGTTTTCCAGTAAAAGTAGGCTGGATATTCACATAAGAACTCATACGGGCAAGAAGCCATACCCTTGTGAAATCTGCGATAAATCTTTCAGTTTTAGTAGTCATTTAGCTGGTCAcatgagaaca encodes the following:
- the LOC110367535 gene encoding gastrula zinc finger protein XlCGF57.1, with translation MKEEEPEPQGIKEEQLGLCIFPDEKQLVKQETETFVGFSACDKLFQVEPELQQMNVTKEEPEPVQIKEEHGDRWSNEDEEQLVEKQEAGTFKVTPLDLKSDTNEPEEKMNQLLNPDSPEGEKQHQQDNNQEESGSNTDEELKHKKRRAKTKDHNNGSKLKRHKTNKPCEVCGKCFTKCRCLTNYMRGNTGEKSFLCVLCGKGFPWQSQLKVHMRAHTGEKPFSCPTCAKGFSSKNNLNIHMRTHTGQKPYACEMCDKSFSINSHLARHMRTHTGEKPFSCPTCAKGFSRKGNLLLHIRTHTGEKPYACGMCDKSFSNGSHLAVHMRTHSGEKPFSCPTCAKGFSRKDKLVIHKRTHMGLKPYNCGMCDKSFSNSSHLAVHMRAHTRVKPFSCPTCSKGFSRKSRLDIHIRTHTGDKRYACEMCDKSFSFGSHLAVHMRTHTGEKPFSCPTCSKGFSTKDNLRIHIRSHMGLKLYNCEICDKSFSTGSYLARHIRAHTGEEPFSCPICSKGFSSKSRLDIHIRTHTGKKPYPCEICDKSFSFSSHLAGHMRTHTGEKPFSCPTCAKGFSTKGSLINHSGTHTGEKPYHCKVCDKSFTSSASRIRHMRTHK